From Harpia harpyja isolate bHarHar1 chromosome 19, bHarHar1 primary haplotype, whole genome shotgun sequence, one genomic window encodes:
- the LOC128154729 gene encoding uncharacterized protein LOC128154729 codes for MLRRAGPSLRHFLLERKSSAGYSSYASEAKMSRPVQARRLEGIDKNIWVEFVKLAATYATVNLGQGFPDFPPPDFLKEAFVRALSGENHMLHQYTRAFGHPPLVKILAQFFGKLLGRDLDPMTNVMVTVGAYQALFCCFQAFVDEGDEVIIIEPFFDCYEPMVKMAGGIPVFVPLRPKAPKDGKLMSSADWQLDPAELASKFSERTKAIVLNSPNNPLGKVFSRGELELIADLCEKHDILCISDEVYEWLVYDGKEHIRIASLQGMWDRTVMIGSAGKTFSATGWKVGWTIGPNRLLQHLRTVHQNSAYHCATIAQEAVAQGFQREIELYGKPDSYFVQLPKELQQKRDWLVQSLDAVGMKPVIPEGTYFLVADISEFKSDVPDVPDSNEPYDSRFAKWMVKNKGLAAIPVSAFYCGAHKNNYNHFIRFCFAKEEATLKAANDILQKWKREKTNFDNQFWDASSKTQVPAQRLKHYPAPCLAIGPRDAGLRPINTAEGRGRGERGQKMADSSAAKRPKGAQAEERKVDWRRWRQERKAEKKKWKEMKLLKKLEKQQMRELAEKQAEKQKEEQKEDKGRHYTLSVALPGSILNNAQSLELRTYLVGQIARACAIFCVDEIIVFDEDGEDVKSVEGDFEGIGRRGKACVQLARILQYLECPQYLRKSFFPKHEDLQFAGLLNPLDSPHHMRVDEDSEYREGVVLDRPTKPGRGSFVNCGMRKEVQIDRQLNPGLRVTVRLEEPQKPEAKVRKGTVVSSHHPRTVSGLYWGYSVRLASCLSAVFSECPFKEGYDLSIGTSERGSSVDQAALPSFRHALVVFGGLEGLEAGLDVDPNLDVTDPSVLFDFYLNTCPSQGSRTIRTEEALLISLSALRPHINEAVKTPSDSCGEENH; via the exons ATGCTCAGGAGAGCAGGACCTTCTCTGCGTCACTTCTTGCTGGAGAGGAAGAGCAGCGCTGGATATAGCTCATACGCCAGCGAG GCAAAAATGTCAAGGCCGGTGCAAGCTCGGAGGCTGGAGGGAATAGATAAGAATATCTG GGTGGAGTTTGTAAAACTGGCTGCCACCTACGCTACGGTGAACCTGGGCCAGGGCTTCCCTGACTTCCCCCCACCAGACTTTCTGAAGGAGGCATTTGTGAGAGCCCTCAGCGGGGAGAACCACATGCTGCACCAGTACACCCGTGCCTTT GGCCACCCGCCTCTGGTGAAGATCCTAGCCCAGTTTTTTGGGAAGCTGCTTGGACGAGACCTGGATCCTATGACCAATGTGATGGTGACTGTGGGGGCATACCAGGCCCTTTTCTGCTGCTTCCAGGCTTTCGTTGATGAAGGTGATGAG GTGATAATCATTGAGCCCTTCTTTGACTGCTATGAGCCAATGGTGAAAATGGCTGGTGGGATTCCTGTGTTTGTCCCGCTGAGACCG AAAGCTCCGAAAGATGGAAAATTGATGTCTAGTGCAGACTGGCAGCTGGACCCAGCTGAACTGGCTTCTAAATTCAGTGAACGGACAAAAGCCATCGTCCTGAACTCACCCAACAATCCTCTGGGCAAG gtaTTCAGCCGAGGGGAGCTGGAGCTCATTGCAGACCTGTGTGAGAAGCATGACATCCTGTGCATCAGCGATGAAGTGTACGAGTGGCTGGTCTATGATGGGAAGGAGCACATCCGCATTG CCAGCTTGCAAGGGATGTGGGACCGCACGGTGATGATTGGGAGTGCTGGGAAGACCTTCAGTGCCACTGGATGGAAG GTGGGCTGGACCATAGGACCCAACCGGCTGCTGCAGCACCTCCGTACCGTGCACCAAAACTCAGCATACCACTGTGCCACAATTGCCCAG GAGGCCGTGGCTCAGGGTTTCCAGAGGGAGATTGAGCTTTACGGGAAACCAGACAGCTACTTCGTCCAACTACCcaaggagctgcagcagaagagagaCTGGCTGGTCCAGAGCCTGGATGCTGTGGGGATGAAACCCGTCATCCCTGAGGGCACCTACTTCTTGGTGGCAGACATCTCTGAGTTCA AATCCGATGTCCCTGATGTCCCCGACTCCAACGAGCCCTATGACTCCAGATTTGCAAAGTGGATGGTCAAGAACAAG GGACTTGCCGCCATCCCGGTCTCTGCTTTCTACTGTGGGGCCCACAAGAACAACTACAACCATTTCATCCGGTTCTGCTTCGCAAAG GAGGAAGCGACCCTGAAGGCAGCAAACGACATATTGCAAAAATGGAAACGGGAGAAAACTA ACTTTGATAATCAGTTCTGGGATGCATCCAGCAAGACACAAG TGCCCGCGCAGCGACTTAAACACTATCCCGCCCCCTGCCTGGCCATTGGCCCACGTGACGCCGGCCTCCGGCCAATCAACACCGCGGAGGGGCGTGGCCGTGGGGAGCGTGGGCAGAAGATGGCGGACAGCAGCGCGGCCAAGCGGCCCAAAGGGGCGCag GCTGAGGAGAGGAAGGTGGACTGGCGGCGCTGGAGGCAGGAGA GGAAAGCggagaagaaaaaatggaaagaaatgaagctactgaagaaactggaaaaacagcAGATGCGGGAGCTGGCAGAAAAACAAGCcgagaagcagaaggaagagcagaaggaagataAAG GGCGTCACTACACGCTGAGTGTAGCCCTGCCAGGCTCTATCTTGAACAACGCCCAGTCGCTGGAGCTGCGGACATACCTTGTTGGACAGATTGCTCGGGCCTGTGCCATCTTCTGTGTGGATGAGATCATAGTGTTTGACGAGGATGGAGAAGATGTAAA gaGCGTGGAGGGGGACTTTGAAGGAATTGGGAGGAGAGGCAAGGCTTGCGTGCAGCTGGCTCGGATCCTGCAGTACCTGGAGTGCCCTCA GTACTTGCGGAAatccttttttccaaaacatgAGGATCTGCAGTTTGCAG GGCTTCTCAACCCCCTGGACAGCCCCCACCACATGCGGGTGGATGAGGATTCAGAGTACCGAGAAGGCGTAGTATTGGACCGGCCAACTAAGCCAGGCAGAGGCTCTTTTGTTAACTGTGGGATGAGGAAG GAGGTGCAGATTGACAGACAGCTGAACCCCGGTCTGCGAGTCACTGTGCGCCTGGAGGAACCCCAGAAGCCAG AAGCTAAAGTGCGGAAAGGCACCGTGGTGTCCTCACACCACCCTCGGACAGTCTCAGGCTTGTACTGGGGTTACAGTGTCCGCCTTGCCTCCTGCCTGA GTGCTGTCTTTTCAGAGTGCCCGTTCAAGGAAGGCTACGATCTCTCTATTGGCACCTCAGAGCGGGGCAGCTCTGTGGACCAGGCCGCTCTCCCCTCCTTCAG GCACGCCCTTGTTGTCTTTGGAGGTCTTGAGGGCTTGGAAGCTGGGCTTGATGTGGACCCCAACCTGGACGTCACTGACCCAAGTGTCTTATTTGACTTCTACCTAAACACTTGTCCCAGCCAAGGCAGCAGAACCATCCGGACAGAG GAAGCACTGCTGATCTCCCTGTCTGCGCTGAGACCCCACATCAATGAGGCTGTGAAGACACCCAGCGACAGTTGCGGGGAGGAAAACCACTGA
- the ENDOG gene encoding endonuclease G, mitochondrial, translated as MLPLLRSPSSLKATARLSVGRSCGPSARTMLRGRWLLPGASLALGAGLGAALTARRRAEGREAEGLLGRLPVVPAVAAAAGPPALPGSARAELTKYGLPGLAQLRSRESYVLCYDPRSRSALWVIEQLNRETLSGTSDRAACDFQEDDSVHEYHRATNADYRGSGFDRGHLAAAANHKWSQKAMRDTFYLSNIAPQDPHLNQNAWNNLEKYSRSLAKNNKNVYVCTGPLYLPRMEADGKMYVKYQVIGKNNVAVPTHFFKVLILEKESGEIELRSYVMPNSPVDEKIPLERFLVPIESIERASGLLFVPNILKRTGNLKAITAGNKR; from the exons ATGCTCCCGCTCCTGCGGTCCCCCTCTTCCCTGAAAGCCACGGCCCGTTTAAGCGTTGGCCGCTCCTGCGGCCCAAGCGCACGGACCATGCTGCGGGGCCGGTGGCTGCTGCCCGGCGCTTCCCTGGCGCtgggcgcggggctgggggcggccctcaccgcccgccgccgggccgagGGCCGTGAGGCGGAGGGGCTGCTGGGCCGCCTGCCCGTCGTACCcgccgtggcggcggcggcgggtccgccGGCCTTGCCGGGCTCGGCGCGGGCCGAGCTGACCAAGTACGGGCTGCCCGGGCTGGCGCAGCTGCGGAGCCGCGAGTCCTACGTGCTGTGCTACGACCCGCGGAGCCGCAGCGCGCTTTGGGTCATCGAGCAGCTCAACCGGGAGACGCTCAGCGGCACCTCGGACCGCGCCGCCTGCGACTTCCAAGAGGACGATTCGGTGCACGAATATCACCGCGCTACCAACGCCGACTACCGCGGCAGCGGCTTCGACCGCGGGCACCTGGCCGCCGCCGCTAACCACAAGTGGAGCCAGAAAGCCATGCGGGACACCTTCTACCTCAGCAACATCGCCCCGCAG GATCCTCATTTAAACCAGAATGCCTGGAATAACCTCGAGAAGTACAGCAGAAGCTTGGCAAAGAACAACAAGAACGTCTACGTCTGCACAGGACCCCTTTACCTGCCCAG GATGGAGGCCGATGGGAAGATGTACGTCAAGTACCAGGTTATTGGGAAGAACAATGTGGCTGTTCCCACCCATTTCTTCAAGGTGCTCATCTTGGAGAAGGAGAGCGGGGAGATTGAGTTGCGCTCTTATGTGATGCCCAACAGCCCTGTGGATGAGAAAATCCCCCTGGAACGCTTCCTGGTTCCCATTGAGAGCATTGAGCGAGCCTCAGGGCTCCTCTTTGTCCCAAACATCTTGAAGAGAACAGGTAACTTGAAAGCCATCACAGCTGGAAACAAGCGTTGA